Proteins co-encoded in one Pelobates fuscus isolate aPelFus1 chromosome 5, aPelFus1.pri, whole genome shotgun sequence genomic window:
- the RIMOC1 gene encoding RAB7A-interacting MON1-CCZ1 complex subunit 1, which produces MAASSSSIWKQKVDLLQHKCESLCTRAGDDPILRKAKTTLQKLKDLSLDETEKFDISCFLNLYSKAILDITFYEENQLVDEDFVCDDALQKVGELIRNLSEPERLARDAKLHKKAPVIEVEVLECLYWRRGALLYMYCQTVGERECWHLRNPKTFQQCLSDGVSHLMKMLKMQSPLVLNEDVSFQDLNTATLLSEGIFSDTHVLALMYCGEMCYWGLKYCSDSQSSNTGPENGDRSQDKLVAFKDIGENVLETYISVCEGPLISQGWKTEKAKTILQFLKH; this is translated from the exons ATGGCCGCTTCCAGTAGCAGTATCTGGAAGCAGAAAGTGGATCTGTTGCAGCACAAGTGTGAGAGCCTCTGTACCAGAGCTGGGGATG ATCCTATTTTAAGGAAAGCCAAGACTACACTGCAAAAACTGAAAGACCTTTCATTGGACGAAACAGAGAAGTTTGATATTTCATGTTTTCTAAATCTTTATAGCAAG gcTATTTTAGATATTACTTTTTATGAGGAAAACCAACTGGTGGATGAAGATTTTGTATGTGATGATGCTTTACAGAAAGTTGGAGAACTTATTCGGAATCTTTCAGAACCAGAACGTTTAGCTAGAGATGCTAAACTCCACAAAAAA GCCCCTGTTATTGAAGTGGAGGTGTTAGAATGCCTGTATTGGAGGAGAGGAGCTCTGCTCTACATGTATTGCCAGACAGTCGGTGAAAGAGAGTGTTGGCATCTTAGAAATCCTAAAACATTTCAACAG TGTCTTAGCGATGGAGTTTCTCATCTGATGAAAATGCTAAAGATGCAAAGCCCTTTGGTTCTGAATGAGGACGTTTCATTTCAAGATTTAAATACTGCAACTCTACTTAGTGAAG GTATTTTTAGTGATACCCACGTCTTGGCACTGATGTATTGTGGAGAGATGTGCTATTGGGGATTGAAATATTGTAGTGATTCTCAGTCTTCAAATACAGGACCCGAGAATGGTGATCGCTCACAAGATAAATTGGTAGCATTTAAAGACATAGGAGAGAACGTTCTGGAGACGTATATTTCTGTATGTGAAGGACCTCTCATCAGTCAAGGCTGGAAAACTGAGAAAGCAAAGACTATCTTACAATTTCTTAAACATTGA